Below is a genomic region from Eulemur rufifrons isolate Redbay chromosome 24, OSU_ERuf_1, whole genome shotgun sequence.
CAGAAAATCGAAGGTGGGGCTAGGAGGGAAAGCTTTGTGGTCTAGTCTCCAGAACGAAGCAGGAACCGCTTGCGTGAACTGCGGCGCCGTTGGTTAGTGACCTCGGGTGTAGGCGACCATCGGCGCCGGGCGGGTGGTGCGCTTGACGTCCAGGCCTTCCCGCGCCTCGTCTGGGGAAACTTAATGCGCGAGGCCAGGACTCCCAAAACCTGTCCCACCTTCCTTAACTGGCTCTTACATCCGGGTTTTTTCTCCCTTTGGGCGTGTGGGCCAATGGGAGTCGCCATTTAGCACGCTCCGCCTTCTGGGTTGCGTAGAGCATCCTGGGGCTCGTAGTAAGCCTCTCGAGATTTCCCTAAGCACGCGCGCGGGGGAAGGGGAGTCTTACGCACGCTTTGTTGCCCGAGCCGTGCCTCCGTTCTCTCCCGCGGTCCCATTTTACCTGACTTCTTGTTGGAAGGGATATCTTTGAGCAGCCCTTTAAGCCAGGTTGGGACAAAGGATTTGGAGAAACCTAAGGCTAAAATCACCTTTTTCCTTGTTTAAGCCCTACCTCGTTACTTCGCTCCATGGCGGTTCCTGAGACCCGTCCCAACCACACTATTTATATCAACAACCTCAATGAGAAGATCAAGAAGGATGGTGAGTTCTCGGGATAGTCTAGACTCTAGGCTTTCCCGCACGAGCTGGCCCCTCTTCCATCCGCAGCATCCGCCTCACTTTCTCAGTCTTTTCATCCAGCTGGACTGTTTTAGTTAATCCCTTGGCCTTTTCACATGctgcttcctctgtcttcaaCATTCCCCTAGTTCATCTTACGCTCTGCACTTTAACTTGGTCACTGTTGCGCATCCTTCAAGGTTTCCGCTCACAGGACCCTCTTCCCTCAGGTGGCTGTACTTGGCTAATCATAGGCCGTGGGCATTCCTCATCAAGCCCTGATCTCTGGGCTCTCATGggtctctctctccacccagtGGCCTATGAGGTCTACGAGGGACTGGGACTTTCTTGCTCATTGGTGTTCTCAGTGATCAGCCCACAATGAAAATGTACGATAATAATGATGACTAACACTCTGTACCATGGGCTGATCTATACACTTCTATATAAATCTCGattgcatttaattctcacaagaagCCTGTAGGAAGAAGCTATTGTAATTCCTACTTCTCAGGAAATTGAGACTCAAGGtgatgtgacttgcccaaggtcacatagcaaggAAAGTGGTTGATGCCACTGGTATGGAATTCTGCTTAAGAACTGAATTTTTGAAATCTTAAAGACTTCCATTTCTTGAGTAAATTATCACCTTTGTTGAACCTCATTTTCTGTAtctgaaaagtgggcaaaaatcATGACACCTTCTTTGCATGGATCTTGTGGGGGGATTAAATTATCGGAACCTCCATGCAGTACTTCTTTTTATGGTAACTAGTATTTAGTAAGGGCTagataaatgttagcttttattatcaccTCAAGAAAATTGTCAGGAGAACTAAAAGAGCCTGCTGGGATTAAGTTTGCAGTTACCAATAAAGTTGCTAATGGGGAAAACAGACCCAGGAATGTAAATTTTACATATGATTTTAGAGTGTGGTGCCTGGTCAGTCTTGGGCAGTGCTGGGGACACACTGGTGACTGAGAACCCTGGTTCTGCCTGACAATGACAGCCCAGAGTAGTCAGGACCACGACTGGGTAATTACAGGCAGAGTGGTCAGGTCTGGGATTGAGAACAAGAAAGACAGGGATTCATTCAGCTTcatggaaaagaagacattttggAAAGCCATGTGGAGGAAGCAGTATGTATGTTACAGTGAGGGTGAAGAGGGTTCCTAACTTGGGCCAACTTGTGCAAATGTTCAGGATCAAAAGAGCCCAGGGCATTCTGGACATTATAAGTAGTTTTGTGGGCCTGAGGCCTAGTGGTTTGTGAATCATGAAGAAGCTTCCAGGGAGTAGTGGCTTGTGGCCGTGAGGCATTTGGACTTCATCCTGGGGGTGTCGGGGAGCCAGGTTGCTCCCCTGCCCTGATCTTGTCCTTTCTGGATACCTTCCCAGCTGTGGAGGGTGAACTCAAGTGGGCAAGAGGGGAGGCTGGAGAGTGGGGAGAGGCCTGGAGTCCAGTGAAATGACTGAGGTCTGAACAAGGTTTGTGGGGATGGAGTACGGAGAAGACAACCTGAAATGGCACCACCAGGAGAATTTTTGGCTAATTGCTTCAAAACAGCCTtgacccctgtccccacccccacatatACCTTACACACATacaccttttcttctttcctcttctagtATCTCCTTCATCAAGCAGCTTCGGCTTTGGCTCAGCTCTCTTTGCATAAGATACTGATATTCTTTTCAGGTCTGGATAGTGAGAAGGGTCCTTTGCTTAGCTTGAATCCCACTTGCTATCAAGTGAGACAGTTTGCTGGTGAGGTGTGGTACTGGGTTCAGATGGACTTGTGTCGTgtgctcccagctctgccatgccCTTCCCAGCACCCTCGGGATACTCGCCCTGGGCAGTGAGGAATCCTCTGAGAACCTGTTTCCATCGTAGTAAAATCAGGACAATCATAGTTGCCACCTCATGGAGTTGCGGTGAGGATTTAGTGAAGTTATTTCCATAAAGCACTTGACGATGTGTTCAGCTGTAAATGTTTGTGGAGACGTTTGTGTCCTGGAGTCTGCGCTAGGCCTGGGGTGCTGCAGTAAACAAATGGGATGGGCTTATAGCTCTGGAGAGGGAAGTAAACATACCATGTCAGGAGATAGGAGATGCCATGAAGGAAAAGCAAGTAGGGTAAGGCAGGGGAGAGTGACATGGGGGAACTTTTAGATGTGGTCGTTGTGCTGAGACCTGGGTGATTAGAAGGAGGCAGCTATGTAAACATCAGGGGAGGGTGTTCCAGGTAGAGGgagcagccagtgcaaaggccctggggcaggagtggTGTGTTGGGCCTGAGAGAGGGCTGAGAGGCCAGTGTGGCAGGAGACTCAGGAGTGCGGTGGAGTGTGGGCAGAGATGAGGTTGGGGAAGTCTGCCAAGGTCACATTACCCAGGCCTGTGTCAAGGTGCTGGTGGCAATGAAAAGAGGCACTTcctgagtgtttactatgtgccaggtgccgTTCTGAGCCCTCTGCACATACGTACTCATGATTTTTGTATGGTAGCTCTGTGGGGTAGGTACTGTTACGTCCTCGTCTTATAAAGAGTATACTTGGCAACTTGAGTGGTTCTTGGCTGCTGTTATTGTTAGGTCTTGAGAGATTACTGACCCGCAGCTTTCTGGATACTCTGCCAGGTGGCTGATGGTCTCCCTCTGGGCTGCACTTCCTCTGAAATGGGGTGTTCAGGCCCCAGGACGTGATGCCAAAGCCTCTGGTCACCTGTGGGTATTTTCTTCCTCCCCTGCAGAGCTGAAGAAGTCCCTGTATGCCATCTTCTCCCAGTTTGGACAGATCCTGGATATCCTGGTGTCACGGAGCCTGAAGATGAGGGGCCAGGCTTTTGTCATCTTTAAGGAGGTCAGCAGTGCCACCAATGCCCTGCGCTCCATGCAAGGTTTCCCCTTTTACGACAAGCCCATGGTGAGCATTGTGGGTATGGGGGTTGTGTATGTGTGCCAAATGCTACAGGAGACTGGGTGGGCCTGGCTTAGAGGGGTGGGGTTTAGGGTCCAGTCACCAAGGTACACCTGGATCAGGCTCCCAGGTGGGAGGGGttgggccaggggccaggtgcagATGTTCAAGAGGCCAAGGAGACTGTAGTCTGTGGGACATGGGGAGTGGCTTAAAGTCCTCACCCTGATCTAGAGTTCCTGTCATAATCACTGGCCGGCATCTTTGGCCCTTTATGTGATTCTTCTCCCCCACTCAGTTTTTGAGCTTAACCTGATTGGAGTATACCTCCCTGACCCAACTCCCTTGGGGAGGTGACAGCAAGTCTCAGTGCGTGCAGGTCCCAGGCAGGTCGCTTCCACGTGGAGGCAGATCACGTAGGAGGCAGTGGGCCCCAGGGCAGCTGGGCCACCTGGAGAGGACAGAGTGTTGACTCCAGCCTGTCGTCACCTCTGGGTATACAAGCCCAAGGTTGCCACATCTTCCAGTTGACTTTCTGGGGCATCTTAGAAATTGGTTTTTAGGTATGATGACCATAAGTCTTTCTGTGTTGTCTCTCTCCCTTGCTTTTCCCCCAAATTGCTGCTTGGACCACATCATGTACTCAGATATGTCTGAATTTTGTCAGGAAGTCTTATCAACTCTACCTTCAAAACATATCTACTGGCTGCCTACTTGTCACTTCTTCTCTGCTGCTGACCTGGTCCAGCCACCACCCTCGTTAGGACATGGCTTCGACCTGctcactggtctccctgcttcgaCCCCTGCTCCCCACAGTCTGTCTTCCATGCTGCAGCCACCGTGCTCCTGTGAGACATGAGTGAGAGCTTACCTCCCCTGCCCACAACACTGCATGGCTCCCGCAAGAATAGACGAAGTCCTCACCAGCATCCCCTGTCGTCTCTATGActtcacctcctccctccctctcatccATAGTAGCTTCCTTGCTGTTTCTTGAATGTGCTGTGCAGGCCTTAGCTCTTTGCTAGAAGGCTCTTTCCCCGGATGTCCCCGTGGCttgctttctccctttctgtctctgtacAAATGTCACCTCAGTGAGGACTTTCCCAGCCACCCTGTCTGAAATTTTCACTTCTTCTAAACACTTCACATCTGCTTCTCTACTCATTCTTAAATCTTCTTTAACATACCTTCCCCACTGCATAAGCGTTATGAGGACGGGGACTTTTGTCTGTTTTACTTATTACCGTATTCCCGGAGTCTAGAATGAGGCCTGGCATTAGTAGATTCTCCATAAACAACTGAATGAATGAGATTTAGCCTGGAATCTGGAACTGTGTTCTTGTGTGACTAGAAATCCCCTTGCATAGTGCTCCTGTCCTAGCATTGTCTTCTCAGACCTTAGCCCTAGTGTTTAGGGCTGTCCCAGACTCCCTTAAAAAGATGAACAgtcagccaggcatggttgctcacacctataatcccagtgctttgggggaCCGAgctggatcacttgaggccaggagttcaagaggcTGGTGcttgggtaacacagtgagaccctatctctacaaaaaatattttaaaaaattatctgaacatggtggcccatgcctatagtcactactcaggaggctgaggcaggaggattgcttgagcccaggagttcaggctgCACGGAGCTATagttgcaccactgcactccagtctgggcaacagagcaagaccctgtcttaaaaacaaacaaaaaatccaacaGCCTATGTATTGAGTGctcactatgtgtcaggtactctTCCAAGCTGTTTAACTCAATTTAGTTCTCACACTCGTCCTTTGAAGTGGGAAATACcataatcctcattttacagatggggaagttgTGACCAAGTGATTTCTGCATTTCTCAGTGAGCTCCTAGTAAGGTCTGattttgaacccaggcagtttggctcTGAACTTCACTCTCTTAACCCTTCTGCTCTCTTTTTGGTAGCGCATCCAGTATGCCAAGACTGACTCGGATATCATTGCCAAGATGAAGGGCACCTTCGTGGAACGGGACCGCAAGCGGGAGAAGAGGAAGCCCAAGAGCCAGGAGACCCCGGCTGCCAAGAAGGCTGTGCAGGGTGGGGCAGCTGCCCCGGTGGTGGGGGCCGTCCAGGGGCCTGTCCCGGTAAGACAGGGCCCAGAGACCGCCCCTCTTACCACCAGGCCTTCCTTAGCCAGTGGCCTGGCTTGGGGGCTTGGGGATTCAGACTCCTTCCCATTTCcgtcctctctctcttttgggTGGGTTGAGCACCTGGATGATGGTGTTTCCCTGTGACGTACCTGTTCTTGTCTGCCTGTTTCTCTAGGGCtttgtttttctatgtctgtctcgtggtttctctctttttttttttttctttttttggccgTTTGTGTCTTAAGTCAATGGCTATGTAGAAAACCCAGGAGAATTTACTTAACCAACTGTTAGGATTAGTAAGTAAATTTAGTTTAGAAAGGTCGCTGGATTTAAGGTCAATATGGAAAAAATCAGCTTTATTTCTGTATGCTGGTAACAAACAAGTAGACGTCACATTGAAAAATAACACCAAGGAATAAATCCAACAAAAAGTGTGCAAAACTGCAACTGTAGAACATTGCTGGGAGAAATCAGAGACCTCAGTAATGGATGGGGAAGGCAATATTGTTAAGAGGTCAGTTGTCTCTAAATTATTCCAAGATCCAACAGGAATTTTGGTAGCCACTGACTGGCTGTTTTGTTTCTAAATgtctggaaggccaaggctgcAGCAGATGAGAAGAATAAAGTTGGGGACCTGCACAATTGGGTGGAGACATGTTTTAAAGCTCCAGCAATCGGGGTGATGTGCTGTTGCCATAAGGGTGAGAAGACAGACCAAGGGGGCAGGATGAAGAGTCTAGAAACAGCTGTACGTATATGGTTACTTGATGTGTGATCAAGGCACCAGTGGagttcagtggagaaaggacttTTTCCCCTAGTTATGATGCTTGGCAGTTGGATACCCGTAAGGGAAAAATTAGtcctacctcataccatatacaaaaactaacgAGGTGAATCACAGACCTGAATGTGACGGCTAACACAGTAAagattctagggaaaaaaaaaacaggaaaaagtctTCATGACCTTGGTGAGGGCAAAAACTGGAAGCATCCTGTTCCCAAACAGTATACAAAAAGTGCTAAGTGCAAAAGAAAAGATGGTTGGACTGGACCCACTGATTCAGTCCCGAGCCTCCATGTCTCTCTAGCTCTTGTGAGTCTCGTGGCTCTCTGACTGGGTCACGCTGTATTCGATGCCACTCACACTTTCTCTGCAGTCCGTGGGGGTGTCTGGGCTTCTGTCTGGTCTCCCCATTGTTACTGCTCCTCTCTTGCACCCAGCTTTCCGTCCACTTCCCACTCTCCAGATTGTGGTTCCAGCCCCGTCTGTGCTGTGTGCCATTGgctgtcttccttccttcactGCCACCTGTTTCCTTCTGCACCTGCCCTTTCCATCTCTGCCCGCCAGTCTTGCTTTTTTCTCCCTAGAtctctgagtttctttttttgattttcggtTTTTTTCTTCAAGTTTCCTCTAATGGCCTCTTCTCCTCTGCCTCCGGTCTACACCATAATCACGCCCTCTCCCACCTGCAGCAAGTCAGGCCTGCTTTCCGTCTCTCCACAGGGCATGCCTCCGATGACTCAGGCACCCCGTATCATGCACCACATGCCGGGCCAGCCGCCTTACATGCCGCCCCCTGGCATGATCCCACCACCGGGCCTCGCACCTGGGCAGATCCCACCAGGGGCCATGCCCCCGCAGCAGCTTATGCCTGGGCAGATGCCACCTGCCCAGCCTGTAAGTGTCTAGTCCCCCCTGCATTCTCATACAAATAGTGTGAATACAGGACTAAGgtcgggagcagtggctcatacctgtaatgttagcactttgggaggccaaggcaggaagactatttgaggtcaggagtttgagacctgcctgagcaacatatcgagacctcgactctacaaaaaatttaaaaattagctgggcaaaatggtgcgagcctgtagtcccagccactcagaaggctgagaggcaggaggatctcttgggcccagaagtttgaggcgcagtgagctatgatgatgctagcCGACTGGGGGGCTGTTTTAGATTGGGTGGTGTGGGCAGGCTCCCCTGGGGTGGTTTTGGAGCAGAGCTCCCTGAATGATGAGGATTTAGCAGTGGGGTTgggccctggggcagaggggaacTGGCAtgtttgtttggaggatctggaACGTTAGGGTGGGCTGGAGCCATGTGGCCACCACCTAAATTCATTCCTTGAACAACTACCGAGCGCCTGCTTATGCACCAGGCCCTGTTCTGTGCTCTAGGTATACAGCAGTGACAAAAACAGGAAAGTCTCTGCTATCTTGTGGCCTATGGTGTGTaggggcaaaggtgtgggggttGGACAGGCAGCAGTATATGGTGTGTCAGGTGGGGGTGCTAGAATGAATTCAAGCAGGGTGAGGGATGGGGAGCAGGGGCAGTACTAGGGATGCCCCCCCTACACTCAGGGCCCCCATGCTCATggacttccctccctccctggcagctttccgAGAATCCACCAAATCACATCCTGTTCCTCACCAACCTGCCAGAGGAGACCAACGAGCTGATGCTGTCCATGCTTTTCAACCAGTAAGTGGGGCCTGTGGCTGGGTGCTGGCTGGAGGGTGATGGGTAGCAGAGACCACCATGGGATGGGCCTCAGAATTCGGCTGGTGGAGCCCTGAGCCAGCTCAGGCTTTGCAGAAAGGCCTGTGACTAAAGCTGTGGAAGCAGAAGGCTGAGGCTGGGCCTGTAACCTGTGAGGGTTGCAGTGGCGGTGAGGTTGGAGAGGTCACTGTGGCCAGGGCATGCTGGCCTTTGTCAGCCTTTGTTGGGGGGTGGGAAGAGTCCAGGCTCTaagctttatttttctagttgCTGAAATGGAGAGATGCAATGCAAGGTGTACGTTACATTGAGGCATCACCAAACACGAGCTAGACTGGCAAAAATCAGCATGCTCAAAAACAGCAAGTGGGAGGTGGGCGTGGGTGAACCCTCGTGCCCTGTTGATAGGACGGTTCCCTGTTGAGTgaaggtgtgggtgtgggtgtgggtgtgggtgtgggtttGGTTTTATTTGCCTGGTGGTTCTGCTTCTGATCGTATATCCTATAGAAATTTGGGACATGAATCTTAACGGGCTATAAATGGAGTATTCATCACAGTGTGTGGAGGGGAGTTGGAGGCAGTCCGGGAGAAGGGTTGGCTTAAATGCACAATGTCACCATGGTGTACCGTACACCACTTAGAAGGAACAGAAAGAGCAATGTGGATGATTCTTTATAATAGTGCCGAGAAGAAATTTTGAGTAActgtataaaatagaaaaataagatcaCATGTATAGCATATCCACAAAACAATGCATGTTTTATAAGAATAGTAATAGAAAAAAGACATCCAGTAGACATGATAGCCTAATGGAGAAAAGGTAGTAAGGACTGAGAAGAAGGAAATTAGAGAAATGAATGTCATAAAAGTGAAGGTAATGGTTATTTCTCGAGTAGGGGGTGGGTTCTGATTGGGGAAGGTGCAGACGGGTTGCAGTGTACTGTTTATTGATTTAGGTTGCGGTTGCATGGCtgtttgtattaaaatttttcattaaagcTGGCACAGtggagtgtgcctgtagtcccacctacttgggagattgaggcaggaggatcacttgagcctaagagtttgagtccagcctgggcaacacagcaagaccctgtctcttttttaaaaaattcattaaataatatGTTTACATTAGGGCTTTTTGACTTAgctctatatattaatacattggagaccagataattcttttttatggaggaccatcctgtgcattgtaggatgtttggcaTCATGCCTGGCCTCAATATACTGTATACCAAAATGTCAGGGGGAAATGCTGTCTGGGTCCCTGAGGTCTGTTATTCCTTCTTTCAGGTTCCCGGGCTTCAAGGAGGTCCGTCTGGTTCCCGGGCGGCACGATATCGCCTTTGTGGAGTTTGACAATGAGGTGCAGGCAGGGGCAGCTCGTGACGCCCTGCAGGGCTTTAAGATCACCCAGAACAATGCCATGAAGATCTCATTTGCCAAGAAGTAGCACCTTTTCCGc
It encodes:
- the SNRPA gene encoding U1 small nuclear ribonucleoprotein A: MAVPETRPNHTIYINNLNEKIKKDELKKSLYAIFSQFGQILDILVSRSLKMRGQAFVIFKEVSSATNALRSMQGFPFYDKPMRIQYAKTDSDIIAKMKGTFVERDRKREKRKPKSQETPAAKKAVQGGAAAPVVGAVQGPVPGMPPMTQAPRIMHHMPGQPPYMPPPGMIPPPGLAPGQIPPGAMPPQQLMPGQMPPAQPLSENPPNHILFLTNLPEETNELMLSMLFNQFPGFKEVRLVPGRHDIAFVEFDNEVQAGAARDALQGFKITQNNAMKISFAKK